GGCTGTTGCTGCCCTTTGCATCGTGGGTTTGTGCGTGGTGCTGtcgtgtgctgtgtgtgtgtggaagaagTGCATGAAAAAGAAGGACAAAGAAAAggacaagaaaaaagaaaaagagaagagcaaCGGAGGCTTTGACACTGAAATGGATGGAGGTTACAGCAgggtaggacacacacacacacacacacacacacacacagaacacacacacacacacacacacacacacacacacacacacacacacacattgtcctTGCCATGTATCACAGTCCTGACGCTGGGTCAGGACCAGTAAAACTGTCAGTGTGAGTTTGGACTAATGGATGTTTTGCACGTTGCTCATATTGTAGTAAAGGCTGAGGTCTAAGATGAAATGTTTCGTCTTTAAGGATGCAGGTCACATTCAAACAGTAAAGCAACTTTAGATGGTAACATTATCTTTGTTGaattgtttctgtctgtgtaaCGCTATCCAATACACTGTAACACAGCACAAATATCATTTGATCACTTGTAAAGCTATATTTTTACCTTCATGTGATCTGTGTGTGAGCAGCCACTGAAAGAGGAACGTAATAAAGAAACAGAGCTGTCAGATGATGATCCCaaagaggaggagaagctgGGCAGGCTACATTACACATTAGACTACAACTTCACGGATAATACGGTGAGATGCTGCTATTCCCTATGGCATATTTTTGCCCACCAACTGTAAAATGTCACATATTGAATacttctccttgttctgtgaaTTAACCAGAACccttatttattgttattactttCCTTTGCTATCACATTCTAGCTGATAGTCGGCATCTTGCAGGCTGCTGAACTCCCTGCAATGGATGTGGGTGGTAGTTCTGACCCTTATGTTAAACTCTATCTGCTAccggacaaaaagaaaaagtttgaaACCAAAGTTCATAGGAAGACCCTTGAACCCAACTTTAATGAGACGTTCACATTTAAGGTAAATTGAACAGCCTAGATAAATCAATAATTTATCCTGAGTAAGTACACCATCAGCACATAGTGCATGATATGTTTCAAATGATAGTCTTTGACGTGTGTTGTGTAGGTACCGTACACTGAGCTGGGTGGGAAGACACTGGTGATGACTGTGTACGACTTTGACCGTTTCTCAAAACACGATGCCATCGGAGCTGTGAAGATACCGATGAGCCGTATGGACTTCAGCCAGTCTCTGCAGGAGTGGAGCGATCTGCAGAAGgcagagaaggaggaggtgggAGCACACcgtgagaggaggagaggagttgAACTTGAAAAAAGGGATGCTCAAAGTCAAAAAGGATAATTTGTCAaattagttttcttttattcaatGATGTGTTTCCGTGTGTTTAGGTAAAAAAGGTTACTGATGCTTGACGTTTCTTTGGCTTGACTAAAATCAGATACTTTCTCCTTTTGGTATTCACACCGTATTCACGCCATATTTCAAAGCCGGGAGTACTGCACAGAATAGTCACCTCTGTCTCTGAAGAAGACTGCAGTCTGTTGTGATGTGATATTTCagcttcagtgtttttttgttataattGTGAAGCCATACTTAAGTTTTTAGACAATTCCTCAACAACATGCtcacttctttttctctgcatTAGAGTGAGCGGCTTGGAGACATATGTTTGTCTTTGAGGTATGTGCCAACTGCAGGGAAGCTGACGGTGGTGGTTTTGGAGGCCAAAAACCTGAAGAAAATGGATGTGGGTGGATTATCAGGCGAGTCAAGCAGCAAAACAAACTGGATTCACAGATTTAAGTTAGAGCTCCATGTTACTAATGAGCTTGGGGCTTTCAGTATAGACAACTTCAGTGCcctaataaagtttttttttaatcattttaaacaatttctttAAGTATTGAGAAATACAATTATGTCTCAGCACTTTTTATAATATGACAAGCGCACCCTAAATGGCCTCGATTTGTTAGCTCTGTTAGACACAAATATGTTATAACAACTATTTTTAGTGGTGTGTCCactttcaagatttttttttttttaattcagggAAACTGTCAGGAGCTACTGCAGTAGATGTTGTGTTTCACTGATGGAGTTACTGCATCAGCGCCTTTGTGCCAGAGTCGTTGGTCTGTTACTCGGACATTAAACTTCTGTTCTCTCTGTCAGACCCTTATGTAAAGATCCACTTAATGCAGAATGGGAAAAGactcaagaaaaagaaaacaacgaTAAAGAAGAACACTTTAAACCCTTACTACAACGAGTCTTTCAGCTTTGAAGTGGCATGTGAACAGCTAGAGGTACATATATTTGtccatacacaacacacacacacacacacacacacacacacacacaattagaaATTAATTaacttgcatgtgtgtgtattttaatttataGAAGGTGCAGATAGCAGTGACTGTGTTGGACTATGATAAGATTGGGAAGAATGATGCCATCGGGAAGGTGCTGCTGGGCGGTAACAGCACTGGGACTGAGCAACGCCATTGGGAAGACATGCTGGCAAACCCCCGGAGACCAATAGCCCAGTGGCATAGCCTCAAACCACAGGAAGAAATCAACGCGCTACTTTCAAACAAGAAATGAAACTGTGACCTCAGTGGGCTATGACCTTGCAGCATTTACCTCAACTACTGTTCTTCCAAAATATGTTCTTACCTCTCCCCTAAATACATCTTAACTATGTAGATCTACCCAATAACACCCTGTTTTACCCTTTACCCTATCCAAGTTACTCTTGGACTTTAAATCTTTTTGCTTCAGTAATTCCCTCCTGCTTCTACCTAAACTGCTACAAAGAGTTTTAAGCAATGTATCACTATGTACAGTGCTATTAAACCAGGGGATTTTTCAAACCTTTGAGTGTTCCCTCTCTTCTGCACTGTTCAAAAACTGTACACTACACCTGATATGAACATGATTAACCTGCAGAGGGAGACAATCAAAAGACTAATGAAATGACATCCTCATATGACTGCTATTATGACTGCTTTTTAAGTGTATTTAATCAAATAGGAAATAAGCAGTAAAGTGTCACCCATCCTATCA
This genomic stretch from Etheostoma spectabile isolate EspeVRDwgs_2016 chromosome 8, UIUC_Espe_1.0, whole genome shotgun sequence harbors:
- the syt1b gene encoding synaptotagmin-1b, translated to MTGNRRAAPAALGTPAAPTHLPKATTTPGQNKSGGHSPNKFMSELHSIHMPSWAVAALCIVGLCVVLSCAVCVWKKCMKKKDKEKDKKKEKEKSNGGFDTEMDGGYSRPLKEERNKETELSDDDPKEEEKLGRLHYTLDYNFTDNTLIVGILQAAELPAMDVGGSSDPYVKLYLLPDKKKKFETKVHRKTLEPNFNETFTFKVPYTELGGKTLVMTVYDFDRFSKHDAIGAVKIPMSRMDFSQSLQEWSDLQKAEKEESERLGDICLSLRYVPTAGKLTVVVLEAKNLKKMDVGGLSDPYVKIHLMQNGKRLKKKKTTIKKNTLNPYYNESFSFEVACEQLEKVQIAVTVLDYDKIGKNDAIGKVLLGGNSTGTEQRHWEDMLANPRRPIAQWHSLKPQEEINALLSNKK